In a genomic window of Deltaproteobacteria bacterium:
- a CDS encoding ornithine cyclodeaminase family protein, translating into MESMVSFIYLSQEDVLATGVDMPKVMGIVEKVLALHDEGKVVLPSKVILDLGERERGRINAMPAYLGGEFELCGMKWIAGFPPNPVKHGIPRAHALTILNSADTGVPLAVMDGTYISAMRTGAVTGVGAKYLANSDSEVLGIIGCGVQAKTQVMAIKVALPSVKRLKGYDIRSESRERFAEWVSQELGIEAEAVGSAREAVEGSDVVVTVTVADEPIVKDKWLKKGALLVHVGSYQEEEEEVILNADKVVVDLWREVLHRGTPLLARLYNAGRIKDERIHADIGEIIRGKKQGRTSKEERIFFSPLGLGSEDVGVAGFVYEEAKRKGLGVTLKLWEKPKIL; encoded by the coding sequence GTGGAATCGATGGTTTCGTTCATCTATCTCAGCCAGGAAGATGTTCTTGCCACGGGAGTCGACATGCCGAAGGTCATGGGTATTGTCGAGAAGGTTCTGGCGTTGCATGACGAGGGGAAGGTAGTTCTTCCCTCCAAGGTGATTTTGGATTTGGGCGAACGAGAGCGCGGGCGGATCAATGCTATGCCGGCTTATCTTGGTGGGGAGTTCGAGTTGTGCGGGATGAAATGGATAGCAGGGTTTCCTCCTAATCCCGTCAAGCATGGAATACCAAGAGCTCATGCACTCACCATACTAAATAGCGCCGACACGGGTGTGCCGTTGGCCGTGATGGACGGCACATATATTAGTGCTATGCGAACGGGGGCAGTGACCGGTGTTGGGGCGAAATATCTTGCCAATTCCGATTCCGAAGTTCTTGGAATCATCGGATGTGGAGTTCAGGCCAAGACGCAGGTTATGGCGATCAAAGTAGCCCTGCCTTCGGTGAAGCGGTTGAAGGGGTACGACATACGGTCTGAGTCGAGAGAGAGATTCGCCGAGTGGGTTTCCCAGGAGCTGGGCATAGAGGCAGAGGCTGTGGGATCGGCGCGCGAGGCGGTGGAAGGTTCGGACGTCGTTGTAACCGTTACGGTCGCTGACGAGCCGATCGTCAAGGACAAGTGGCTTAAGAAGGGAGCTCTTCTTGTGCACGTGGGATCTTATCAGGAGGAGGAGGAAGAGGTGATTCTCAATGCCGACAAGGTGGTTGTTGACCTGTGGCGTGAGGTACTTCATAGGGGGACGCCTCTCCTGGCGAGGCTTTACAACGCGGGTAGGATCAAGGATGAGAGGATACATGCAGACATAGGTGAGATCATTCGTGGCAAGAAGCAGGGCCGGACGAGTAAGGAGGAGAGGATATTCTTCTCACCTTTGGGGTTGGGTAGTGAGGATGTGGGCGTAGCCGGCTTTGTTTATGAGGAGGCCAAGCGGAAGGGGTTGGGGGTCACACTCAAGCTCTGGGAGAAACCTAAGATTCTGTGA
- a CDS encoding corrinoid protein, with protein sequence MEQALMDQLREAVIGCDEDGAREVSERILELNLDAYQAITEVLTPAIREMGDRFERGEVFLPQLMMAGDAMNVAVGILKKAISKEDLKAAEKGTVVLGTVKGDIHNIGKNIVGIMLTTAGYEVVDLGVDVEPSKFIEGAEKAGAQIIGASALMTFTASNMKVIAEYMEMEGVRDKYKLVFGGGPLTESWAKEMGADGYARDAIKAVEVVEGLMRK encoded by the coding sequence ATGGAACAAGCTTTGATGGATCAGCTACGGGAGGCCGTCATTGGTTGTGATGAGGACGGTGCCAGGGAGGTATCGGAGAGAATCCTGGAGTTGAACCTGGACGCCTATCAAGCGATTACGGAGGTGCTGACACCGGCAATTCGAGAGATGGGGGATCGTTTTGAGAGGGGAGAGGTGTTTTTGCCACAGCTTATGATGGCGGGCGATGCGATGAACGTGGCGGTCGGAATATTGAAGAAGGCGATATCGAAGGAGGATTTGAAGGCCGCGGAGAAGGGGACGGTTGTGTTGGGAACCGTGAAGGGGGATATTCATAACATCGGGAAGAACATTGTGGGAATCATGTTGACCACGGCGGGTTACGAAGTGGTCGATCTAGGGGTTGACGTGGAGCCCTCGAAGTTTATTGAAGGTGCGGAGAAGGCTGGAGCTCAGATTATAGGGGCATCGGCTTTGATGACTTTTACGGCGTCGAATATGAAGGTAATAGCCGAGTACATGGAGATGGAGGGTGTCAGGGACAAGTACAAGCTGGTATTTGGTGGTGGGCCCTTGACGGAGAGCTGGGCAAAGGAGATGGGTGCCGATGGTTATGCCCGAGATGCGATTAAGGCGGTGGAGGTTGTGGAGGGGCTTATGAGGAAATAG